The Janthinobacterium tructae genome contains the following window.
GCGAGCACCTCGTGCATGGCGAGCTGGTGCTCGATATCGCCGACCGGCAGGTGACGCAAGCGGGATTGCCCGTGACCTTGACGGTAAAGGAGTTCCGCATCCTGCAATTGCTGCTGGAGCACGGCGGCCGCGTGCTGAGCCGGGAACAGCTGGAGAAAAACCTGTACAGCTGGGGGGATGAAGTGGAAAGCAATGCCGTGCAAGTGCATATCCACCACCTGCGCAAGAAGCTGGGGCGGGACTTGATACGCACCGTGCATGCGATCGGCTACTGCATCGACAAGTCCAAAGCGGCTTGACGAAGGCGGCCCCGAGGCCGCCCGTTCTGCTCATGACCGGCAGGTCATCACAGCATCAGAAATCGACGGAGGCCGACAGCCACAAGCGGCGACCGTCCATGCTGTTGACATAGCGGTTGGCGTAGGTCAATGCCGGGGCGCGGTACGGCTGATAGTCGATGAAGTCCTTGTTGAGCAGGTTGTACACGGCCGCGTTCAGGGTCACGCGCTGGTTCAGCTGATAGCTGCTGCCCAGGTGCAGCATGGTGTAGCCCTTGTAGTCGCCCAGCGCGGCCTTGGCGGCGCGCGTGGAAGCCGAGGTGCCCGGATCGCGGAAGCGTTCGCTGCGGTATTCGGCGCGCAGCCAGCCATTCCATGCGCGCGAGATATCCCACGAGAGGCGCGCGTTGACGGCGTGCTTGGGCGTGTCGCTCAGCGGTTTGCCGGCGTTGCTGCCGCTCTTCTGTTCGCTTTCCGTGTAGGTGTAGTTGGCGCTGGCCGACAGCGCCTTGCCCAGTGGGAAGCGGGTGTTCAGCTCGACGCCGCGCGTGACGGCCTCATCCACGTTGACCGACTGGCCGAACGCATCGACGTTGGGCCAGTTGCCGAAGCTGACGCAGCCGGGACGGTTCGGCGACGGGCGGTAGTCGCAGTTGACGAGGCCGGTGCCCGTGGTGATCTTGTCCTTGAATTCGTTGTTGAACAGGGAGCCGCTGGCGGTCCAGCCCGCCAGGTTGTCGAAATACGCGCCGATTTCTGTTGTCGTGCTCGTTTCCGGCTTCAGGTTCGGGCTGCCGACGAGGGGAATCGTGCCCTGGCCGCCGAAACCGTTGATGCCTGGCGACAGTTGTTCCACGCGCGGCGTCTTGTAACCCTTGCTGACGCCACCCTTGACGGTCCAGCTCGGCGTCGCGTTCCACACGGCATACGCGCGGGGGCTGGTCTGGCCGCCGAAGATGCTGTGATCGTCATAGCGGGCGCCGAAGGTCAGCGCGAGATGCTCCAGCACCTGCCATTCGTCTTCCACGAACAGGGCTTTTTGCGTGAATTCGAATGTCTTTGGCGCCACGCCATCCGTCATTTCCGCTTTCCACCATTGCGCGCCGACGGTCGCCATGTGTTTGCCCAAAGGCATGACCAATTTGGTGTCGAACACCTGGCTTTCCACTTCCAGCGTGCGCGCGCTGCCGGCCACGGCG
Protein-coding sequences here:
- a CDS encoding TonB-dependent receptor domain-containing protein: MSNRTRRARLPRPTTLALALTALSCLPAYAQTGTPASMPEVVVSASGFEQDIKQAPASITVLTREELSKERFGNLTQALESVEGIDVGAAGDKTGGMNISIRGMPSDYTLVLIDGRRQNAAGNVTPNGFGGTQTSFMPPLAAIERIEIIRGPMSTLYGSDAMGGVINIITRKVGKQWMGSVSADYTVQEESDFGDVKNGRFYLSGPIATDLLGLSLRGSKQRRDAADIRYNGADGPGTAPNMGANPVRADIENFGARLAFTPNRTHTVILDADAGRQTYDNSKKQLGTLGLQGGYGPEQKYKRDQWTLSHTGRFGFGTLDSSYMVNKTETLGRTIPPGTPGAVAGSARTLEVESQVFDTKLVMPLGKHMATVGAQWWKAEMTDGVAPKTFEFTQKALFVEDEWQVLEHLALTFGARYDDHSIFGGQTSPRAYAVWNATPSWTVKGGVSKGYKTPRVEQLSPGINGFGGQGTIPLVGSPNLKPETSTTTEIGAYFDNLAGWTASGSLFNNEFKDKITTGTGLVNCDYRPSPNRPGCVSFGNWPNVDAFGQSVNVDEAVTRGVELNTRFPLGKALSASANYTYTESEQKSGSNAGKPLSDTPKHAVNARLSWDISRAWNGWLRAEYRSERFRDPGTSASTRAAKAALGDYKGYTMLHLGSSYQLNQRVTLNAAVYNLLNKDFIDYQPYRAPALTYANRYVNSMDGRRLWLSASVDF